The genomic window GGATTGCCGCTCTGGCGAGGTCCCAGCCGTGCGCGGCCAGCGCCGCAGAGTTCTCCAGGTCCCGGCTGCGCCACGTCCACCCGTCCCCGAGCCCCTGGTACGGGATGCCCAGCAGGTCCAGCGTGCGGTGCTCGCCGAACTTCGCGGTGTCGTGCTTCAGGAACTGGAACATCCGCGTCCTCAGGCCCCGCCCGTGCGCGCGGATCATCAGGCCCAGCGCGGCGGTCGTCTTGCCCTTGCCGTTGCCGGTGTTCACGATCAGCAGGCCCCGGCGGCCCTTGCTGATCCCCTCGGGCTTGCGGTACGCGTCGCGCTGCGCGGTGAGTTCCTGCATGGCGCGCGCGCGGCGTTCCTCGGTGCTGGGCTGATCCGGGGTGGGGCCGCCGGTCACAGGCGCGCCTCGGGGTGCAGGTAGCGGATCAGGGCGCGCAGCGCCTGCGCCAGGCGCGGGCCGGGACGACTCAGGGCGTCGCGTTCCTCGGCGGTGGGTCTGAACACCTTTCCGGTCGTCACGGCGCGCAGGTTCGCCCAGCCGGGCCGGACGCGGGCGTCGTCCAGCGTGAGCCCCACCATGACCTGCGGGTTGCGCTGCACGATCAGTTCCGGGTCCAGTTTCGGGAAGTCCCCCAGCGCGGGCGGCACGATCGTCTGCCCGCCAGCCTTGGTGATCAGCGTCCCGATGAACGAGTTCGGTCCGACTGAGTACGGGCTGGGGTCGATCTCGTAGTACGTGCTGACCTTCGGCAGGCCCGCCACGCTGCGCTGCAGGGCGTTCAGGTCGGCGCGCATAGACGTGATCAGCCGCGTGGCGTTCGCCTCGCGGTTGGTGAGTTTCCCCAGCACCGCGATCTTCTCAAACACCTCGCCAAACGACTGCCCCGTCCCGCCGTACACCGTCAGGCCCGCCTGCGCGAGCTTCTGCGTCAGGCGCGACCCGGCGGACTCGTCGGCCAGCACCAGATCAGGTTTCAGGGCGACGATCGCTTCCAGGTTCGGCTGGTAGGCGCTGCCCACCTTCGGCAGGGTCTTCACGACGGCCTGCGGGTAGTTGCTGTACAGGTCCACGGCGACCAGTTTGTCCGCCGCGCCGAGCGCAGCGAGCGTCTCGGTGTGGCTGGGCAGCATGGCAATGATGCGCCGCGGTTCGGCGTTCAGGATCACGCGGCGCCCCAGGTCGTCCGTGACGGTCAGCGGGTAGGAGGTGGCGGCCGCGGTGGACAGCAGGCTCAGGGCCAGAAGGGGAATTCGCATGGTGGGTCTCCGGCGTGCGCGGGTGGGTCTGTCCCAGCGGCGGCACAAAAAAACCGCTGAAACTCAGCGGGGCCGGAGCGCAGCGCCGCCAGAGGCGGCAGGTCAGCAGTTCCCAGACCCTCTGACGGCGAGAGGTGCCCGAACGGGGCGTCCCTGGGAGGCATTCGGGCTCGCGTTCCATGAACGCATACCGCTGCGCGACAGCGCCGGATTCTCACCGGACTTCCCCTGACCCAGGTCCACCGAAGGTAGCATGGTCTTCACCTGACGCCCCGCAAGGGACTCGACAGGCCCGGCCCCGCACACTCACTGAAGGAGGACCCCCGCGTGCCTGTCAGCCTGCCCCTCGCCGATCACGCCTGGACGCTCCGCGACCTGGACCCCACCCGGTCGCGGGCGCTCGCGACCCGCTGCGGCCAGGGGCACGCCGAACTGGAAGCGCAGGTGGTGCTCGCGTATCTCGACTGGCGCGAGGGTCGCCTCGAACCGGCCACCCGCACGCTGGCCGCCGCGCTGCAGGTCCTGCGCGCCGAGGACCCCGGCCGGTGGCAGGCCCGCGCGGCCAGCGTCCTGTCGTGCCTGGCCGGTGACCTGAACGAACCGGACGTGGCGCTGCAACTCCTCGATGAGCAGATCCGGCTGTGCGAGGCGCTGAACCTCACCGAACTGTGGGCGTCCGGCATTCATGACCTCGCGGTGCAGCTGCGCGACGTGAACCCGGCCCGCTCGCGCAACCTGCTGCTGCAGGCGCAGGACGCGTTCCGCCGCTGCGGGTACCCGATCGGCAACCTGCTCGTCCACGGCAACCTCGGAGAACTCGACCGAGAGGCCGGGCAGTACGCGTCGGCGCTGGCGCATCACCGCGCGGCGCTCGCCGATCCGCTCATCAGGCAGCACCCGGGCATTGAGGCGTGGACGCTGCACGGCGCCGCGCGCGCCGCGCACGAGGGCAGCCTGCCCCGCCCGGACGCGGAACTCGCGCGCCTGCAGGCCCTGCGCG from Deinococcus sedimenti includes these protein-coding regions:
- a CDS encoding ABC transporter substrate-binding protein: MRIPLLALSLLSTAAATSYPLTVTDDLGRRVILNAEPRRIIAMLPSHTETLAALGAADKLVAVDLYSNYPQAVVKTLPKVGSAYQPNLEAIVALKPDLVLADESAGSRLTQKLAQAGLTVYGGTGQSFGEVFEKIAVLGKLTNREANATRLITSMRADLNALQRSVAGLPKVSTYYEIDPSPYSVGPNSFIGTLITKAGGQTIVPPALGDFPKLDPELIVQRNPQVMVGLTLDDARVRPGWANLRAVTTGKVFRPTAEERDALSRPGPRLAQALRALIRYLHPEARL
- the cobO gene encoding cob(I)yrinic acid a,c-diamide adenosyltransferase; protein product: MTGGPTPDQPSTEERRARAMQELTAQRDAYRKPEGISKGRRGLLIVNTGNGKGKTTAALGLMIRAHGRGLRTRMFQFLKHDTAKFGEHRTLDLLGIPYQGLGDGWTWRSRDLENSAALAAHGWDLARAAILAGEDDLIVLDEFTYPLKYGWVPWADVDATLRARDSRLHVVITGRDALPELVALADTVSEVNPVKHAYDQGIGGQTGIEY